Proteins co-encoded in one Cytobacillus sp. NJ13 genomic window:
- a CDS encoding carbamoyl phosphate synthase large subunit, with protein MPKDTSIQSILVIGSGPIVIGQAAEFDYAGTQACAALKEEGYKVILVNNNPATIMSDRAFADKVYFEPMTADSLEKIIKKERPDGLLATLGGQTGLNLAFKLSESGVLERYGVKLLGSSIESIKKGEDREAFRKLMNELNEPVPESIIVHEVNEAIQFASEIGFPIIVRPAYTLGGTGGGIAGDFEELTSLVKGGLKESAISQCLVEKSIAGFKEVEYEVMRDSKNTCITICNMENIDPVGVHTGDSIVVAPSQTLTDDEYQMLRSASIKIISELGIIGGCNIQFALDPHSKNYYLIEVNPRVSRSSALASKATGYPIARMAAKLAVGYTLSEIINPVTGDTFASFEPALDYVIVKFPKWPFDKFPSADRKLGTQMKATGEVMGIDRNLERALLKAIHSLEVKGNDLKSPGLSAKSIASLEELLLKQTDERFFIVVELLRRNYSLDALHSITKIDYFYLNLLNEMVILEKQISALTLDKATIEELQLFKEKGFSDKFLALEWKVAEKAVRDKRKKAGILPAYKMVDTCAAEFEAKSNYYYSSYFGENEQVKSDKRKVLIIGSGPIRIGQGIEFDYCSVQGVFALKDEGVETIMINNNPETVSTDYTTADRLYFEPLILEDILNVIEAEGISEVIVQLGGQTALNLASELEAYGVTLLGTDSKTIDALEDRKLFYHLLDDLNIPRIKGDVVHTEAELKEAAEKIGFPILVRPSYVIGGRGMERIASSSELESYLTKGDVPYPILIDQFVHASEAELDLAADGNHICAPAIMEHIEKTGVHSGDSMSVLPPQNLSENVQNKMLAYAKAIVQKLQYKGLMNIQYIVNGEEVFILEINPRASRTVPIISKVTGVQLVEIATKILLGKYNLSKDEMPAAAKLPFVCVKFPVFSNYALKGLDSKVGPEMKSTGEGISLAPNYEAAIRKSFHAGLNGAKGKCVVIANSPETEELTQYVNQAKIVPVFLTQENMDWNAQETFALYNPGMSEEDKRMREMGIKNRILTFSEKETLIALLKSMSAGEWDVKSIEDWQGIKNNIGEKEVGVL; from the coding sequence ATGCCTAAAGACACCAGTATCCAATCCATATTAGTAATCGGCTCCGGCCCGATTGTCATCGGGCAGGCAGCAGAATTTGATTATGCAGGAACACAGGCCTGCGCAGCATTAAAGGAAGAAGGCTATAAGGTTATCCTTGTGAATAACAATCCGGCTACCATCATGTCTGACAGAGCTTTTGCAGATAAAGTCTATTTCGAGCCGATGACAGCTGACAGTCTTGAGAAGATTATAAAAAAAGAACGTCCCGATGGCCTGCTTGCCACACTGGGAGGCCAGACAGGATTGAATCTTGCTTTTAAACTGAGTGAATCAGGTGTGCTTGAACGTTATGGAGTGAAGCTTTTGGGCAGCAGCATTGAATCCATTAAGAAAGGTGAAGACCGGGAAGCTTTTCGTAAGCTGATGAACGAGCTTAACGAACCTGTTCCTGAAAGCATCATTGTCCATGAAGTAAATGAAGCCATCCAATTTGCAAGCGAAATTGGATTTCCAATTATCGTACGTCCAGCTTATACTCTTGGCGGAACAGGCGGAGGCATAGCAGGAGATTTTGAAGAACTGACGTCTCTGGTGAAGGGCGGCTTAAAAGAGAGTGCGATCAGCCAATGCCTGGTTGAAAAAAGCATAGCAGGATTTAAGGAAGTAGAATATGAGGTCATGCGGGATTCAAAGAATACGTGCATCACTATTTGCAATATGGAAAATATTGATCCCGTTGGGGTTCATACTGGTGACTCAATTGTTGTCGCACCTTCACAAACCTTAACAGATGATGAGTACCAGATGCTGAGATCAGCATCAATTAAGATCATTTCAGAGCTTGGCATTATTGGAGGGTGCAACATTCAGTTTGCCCTTGATCCGCATAGTAAGAATTATTACTTGATTGAAGTAAATCCCAGAGTCAGCAGATCATCTGCCCTTGCTTCCAAAGCAACAGGCTATCCCATTGCCAGAATGGCTGCAAAGCTTGCAGTCGGGTATACATTATCGGAAATTATCAACCCTGTAACAGGAGATACTTTCGCAAGCTTTGAACCAGCTCTGGATTATGTCATCGTTAAGTTTCCCAAATGGCCATTTGATAAATTTCCTTCTGCAGACCGCAAACTCGGAACTCAGATGAAAGCAACCGGAGAAGTAATGGGCATTGACCGGAATCTGGAACGGGCTCTCTTAAAGGCAATCCATTCACTTGAAGTGAAGGGAAATGATTTGAAATCACCTGGCTTATCAGCTAAATCGATTGCATCGCTTGAGGAACTGCTGTTAAAGCAGACTGATGAAAGATTTTTTATCGTGGTTGAATTACTCCGGAGAAATTACTCATTGGATGCTTTACACTCTATCACGAAAATTGATTATTTCTATCTCAATTTACTCAATGAAATGGTAATACTGGAAAAACAAATTTCGGCCTTAACACTTGATAAAGCAACAATAGAAGAGCTGCAGCTATTTAAGGAAAAGGGCTTCAGTGATAAGTTTCTTGCATTGGAATGGAAAGTTGCGGAGAAAGCAGTCAGGGACAAACGCAAAAAGGCTGGCATTCTTCCAGCCTATAAAATGGTTGACACATGCGCAGCTGAATTTGAAGCAAAATCAAATTATTATTACTCCAGTTATTTTGGCGAAAATGAACAAGTGAAGAGTGATAAGAGGAAAGTACTGATTATCGGAAGCGGCCCCATCAGAATTGGCCAGGGCATTGAATTTGATTATTGCTCCGTTCAGGGAGTGTTTGCTCTGAAAGATGAAGGCGTTGAGACAATCATGATCAATAATAACCCGGAAACGGTAAGTACGGATTATACAACAGCTGACAGGCTTTATTTTGAACCGCTAATTCTTGAGGATATCTTGAATGTGATTGAAGCAGAAGGAATTTCAGAAGTCATTGTGCAGCTTGGCGGGCAGACAGCACTGAATCTGGCATCCGAACTTGAAGCTTATGGCGTTACCCTGCTTGGAACTGACTCAAAAACCATTGATGCATTAGAGGACCGGAAGCTTTTTTATCACCTATTGGATGATTTGAATATCCCGAGGATAAAAGGAGATGTTGTCCACACAGAAGCAGAGCTAAAAGAAGCAGCCGAAAAAATTGGATTCCCGATTCTTGTCCGTCCATCCTATGTTATAGGCGGCAGAGGGATGGAACGTATTGCTTCATCATCTGAGCTGGAGAGTTATTTAACGAAAGGTGATGTCCCATATCCGATTTTAATTGATCAATTCGTTCATGCATCAGAAGCTGAGCTTGATCTGGCAGCAGACGGAAATCATATCTGTGCACCTGCAATTATGGAGCATATTGAAAAAACGGGTGTTCACTCTGGCGACAGCATGTCCGTTCTCCCGCCGCAAAATCTTTCAGAAAATGTCCAAAATAAAATGCTGGCCTATGCAAAAGCCATTGTGCAAAAGCTCCAGTATAAAGGACTCATGAATATTCAATATATCGTTAATGGCGAAGAGGTATTTATTCTTGAAATAAACCCCCGTGCGAGCAGAACAGTACCAATTATCAGCAAGGTCACAGGCGTGCAGCTGGTGGAGATTGCGACAAAAATATTGCTTGGGAAATATAATTTGTCGAAAGATGAAATGCCGGCTGCGGCGAAACTCCCATTTGTATGTGTGAAATTCCCGGTTTTCTCAAATTATGCTTTGAAGGGATTGGACAGCAAGGTAGGTCCTGAAATGAAATCAACAGGAGAGGGGATTTCACTGGCACCAAATTATGAGGCAGCAATCAGAAAATCTTTCCATGCTGGTTTAAATGGTGCTAAAGGCAAATGTGTCGTAATAGCAAACTCTCCAGAAACAGAAGAATTAACTCAATATGTTAATCAGGCTAAAATTGTGCCTGTTTTTCTGACTCAAGAAAATATGGACTGGAATGCCCAGGAAACCTTCGCTTTATATAATCCTGGCATGAGTGAAGAAGATAAGAGAATGAGAGAAATGGGAATCAAAAACAGAATTTTGACTTTCAGTGAAAAAGAAACGCTTATTGCATTATTAAAATCAATGTCAGCAGGAGAATGGGATGTTAAGTCCATTGAAGATTGGCAGGGCATTAAAAATAA
- a CDS encoding carbamoyl phosphate synthase small subunit — protein sequence MEGYLHLNSGHSYKGQWLTDQPEKDIEGEIVFFTGMTGYQEVLTDPSYKDQIIVFTYPLIGNYGINESDFESKKPHVAGVIVYEGSRNPSHYKSAYSLQEYLQKWNIPLLGHMDTRSIVKKIRSEGSMPAKMSSSETAAAGLLLPKDEKVCKVSSQTMECFGEGGIHIVVIDFGAKKSIVDSLLKRACKVTSVPYNTSFEQIKKLNPDGVVLSNGPGDPKELKSILPELKKVLEQYPALGICLGHQLSALAFGGNTKKLSFGHRGANHPIADMKKGTVFMSSQNHSYVVDEESIKDTGFKTRYVNLHDQSIEGLMHKALPIHTVQFHPEAHPGPADGDYIFDEFMNMIQEENRRVFAYA from the coding sequence ATGGAAGGATACCTTCATTTAAATAGCGGCCATTCCTATAAGGGCCAATGGCTGACGGATCAGCCTGAAAAGGATATAGAAGGGGAAATCGTTTTTTTTACAGGAATGACAGGCTACCAGGAAGTATTGACAGATCCCTCTTATAAGGACCAAATTATTGTATTTACGTATCCTTTAATCGGAAATTACGGAATAAATGAGTCTGATTTTGAGAGCAAGAAACCTCATGTGGCCGGGGTTATTGTATATGAAGGAAGCAGAAATCCTTCGCATTACAAATCGGCTTATTCGCTTCAGGAATACCTTCAGAAATGGAATATCCCATTATTAGGGCATATGGATACCCGTTCCATTGTAAAGAAAATCCGTTCAGAAGGCAGCATGCCGGCAAAAATGTCTTCTTCGGAAACGGCAGCCGCCGGATTGCTGCTTCCAAAGGATGAAAAAGTTTGTAAAGTATCTTCACAAACTATGGAGTGCTTTGGAGAGGGCGGCATTCATATAGTTGTCATTGATTTTGGAGCTAAAAAATCAATTGTGGATTCTTTGCTGAAAAGAGCGTGCAAGGTTACATCTGTTCCTTATAATACAAGCTTTGAACAGATAAAAAAACTAAATCCAGACGGTGTGGTGCTTTCAAACGGGCCTGGAGATCCAAAAGAATTAAAAAGCATCCTCCCGGAATTAAAAAAGGTGCTGGAGCAGTATCCGGCATTGGGAATTTGCCTTGGCCACCAGCTGTCTGCTTTAGCATTTGGAGGCAACACAAAGAAACTGTCCTTTGGCCATAGGGGTGCCAACCACCCGATTGCGGACATGAAGAAGGGCACAGTCTTTATGTCATCACAAAATCATAGCTATGTGGTTGATGAAGAAAGCATAAAAGATACAGGGTTTAAGACCCGCTATGTAAACCTTCATGACCAGTCAATTGAGGGACTAATGCATAAGGCGCTGCCAATCCATACGGTGCAATTCCATCCGGAAGCCCATCCGGGACCAGCGGATGGTGATTATATTTTTGATGAGTTTATGAACATGATTCAAGAGGAGAATAGGAGAGTTTTCGCTTATGCCTAA